In Mustela erminea isolate mMusErm1 chromosome 20, mMusErm1.Pri, whole genome shotgun sequence, the sequence ttcaagaaaatatatggaaatatatatatgtattgaatGAGTCACAAGGATTCATTCCTTGGGGCTTGGGTGGCACCTCTGTGGCCCAGTCTgtggagtgtctgactcctgCTTTCACTGgcctcaagtcctgatctcagggtcatgggattgatccctgcatcaggctacacACTGAACAcggtgtctgcttgggattctctctctctctccttcaggccccctcctctcactctttccttctctcaaatcaatcaatcttagaaataataagagtaattatttttatttccattgttagAACACAATTTGGGCAAAGAAAGGATTCTTacattgcattcatttatttccgCAAGGGAAACCTtatgttctctcttcctttgagcttctttctttgcttccctGATCTGTAAAGCACAGGAAAAGGGAATCAGAATCCCAAAATAGCATCATGTTAGAGAATCCTATCTAACAATGTGTAACTCCTTTCTCAAAGAGAGGCAGTGCTCTACATTTGTGAAGCTTCTCTTCCTCAAGGACCACTCTGGATCGCAtgaaatagatcaatagaatgaACTAGCCGAGGAGGAAGGAaccaaaatgaaatcacaaaaaatatttgaaagggcACACATACCTTCTCCTCCCAACTGGCTATGTTTGTGTCaagatatttgttttcctttttcagctcAACAATATTCCTCTTTATTTGGTCTAAAgtaactgaaaggagaaaaaagaattttaagataattagCAAAACCAGCGACATTGAATAATCCCAGGGGGATTGAATAATCCTACCAGGGACACATTCTCTGACACGTGGGTGTCAGTAACTTGTTAGCATTCCCACTGTGCCTGAAGAAAGCAAGAACTCACAGTGATGAACAATGGCATTCAACAGTTTCCAAAGCGCCTGACGGCCACCCAGGCCTTCCAACAGCCAGCACCACAGAATCACCACAACCCATGCGCCCCAGACACTATCCATTATCCCCACTGGCACACATTCGATTCCATTCATTTTCCCTTGGCAGGAAAGGCTCCCGCCACTTCAGACTCAAAACCATGGTTTGATCCTCTCCCGTGACACGTGCTCTGCATGGCAATATCTGCCTTCTTTAAGTGTAGCCTGTTTGCTAGACTCAGAGAGCTTTCTCCTCTTGACATTTCACCAAGAGCCAGCTCATGGCAAAGTACTCCCTCCAGACCTCAGGCTGTGATCATCACTTGCCTCCTAAACATCTCTTTGCAAAATTACACCTTGTATTCTCCCTAGTCCCACAAGGTCTTCCTTCTCCTGGTCTCTTAGGGCAACTCCCTCCACATTGTCACTCAGACTCCACATGAGGAAGAGAACCATTTTCAAGACTTAACAAGTCAGTGAGACATCAGAAGTCACCATAGTTATTCCTTGTCAGATTATACCCACATCATACACCCATACCGAGAATTTTTGGCAAAAAAAACTGAAGCCGAATATCTTACCTTCATATTGTCGAGGCTTTACCTAAGAGAGGAAGGAACAAGGGTAAGCTGGATGTCAAAACATATGAGTAAAAATCTATAGTACACATAAATACCGAAATTGTAGTCTAAAGATATTACAATAAACATTTGCTTAACAATTAATtcacaggattaaaaaaagacaaaattagaatTTCCTGATTAAGTCATCATGATTCACAATCCATTTCTGATAAAGAGCACAAGTGTGTATGACTTCTTTTTGACCCCCAAATCTATTCAAATTCTATTCAATTAATGTTCAACCTATTCAATGTTGACAAGGGATCATGCAGACATTtacaaaatattcattatttcacCATTTCCCTAGCCTTTTTTATGTTAGTAACATACAGTttgtcattagtttttttttcattgtatatatttattgagatagaatttaaTCATTgtccccagctttactgagatacaagTATAAGGTGTAAAGTgcattgatttgatacatttatagaTCAAAAAATGATTACCACCTTGGCTGATCCTTCAGCCTGCCCCATGGTtgctttttgtgtgtatgttataGAGTACTGCTGTTCTGTGTCTTCAGATGAATTTAGTGCAGGTTCCTACCATCCTAATTACAACACAAAACATTCCCATAACTATCAGTTTGTTGAGTGCCTCTTTCCACTCAATTCTATCCTAAGGGTGCTTGAGTGTCCTTTTTGTCTTTCATGGGGCATGTTTCTGGGATGCATCCATGTTGCGTGGATCTCAAATCTCTCAGAGGGGAATCGTCATGAATCATTACAGTatgtgtgaccttttgtgtctggcttcacTCATTAAGTTCTTTGTGGAGATGAAGAACCAAGAGAACTAGCAGTGAAACTTGTCGGAAGAATTTGAGATTCCATAATGGGAAAAAGGAAGTAGATGTTAGGGTCTTGGTAGCACCCCAAAGGGACTATTTTGTGGCCAACAGAATGGTCTGGGAGAACCTTCAGATTGGAGCATATGCTGTGTTGGAAGGAAGGTATAAGGTGATCTGTATAAAACAGGGAAGCTTGGTCGGCACCATGGGGGAAACCTGGAGGGGCATCCATGAGTCCCTTGGAAGAGCTGGTCTTGACTTCTACTCCAGCTAATTGCTGTTTGGCtttcctgagtgaaataagtcaagcagagagagtcaattatcatatggtttcacttatttgtggagcataacaaatagcatggaggacaaggggagatggagaggagaagggagttgagggaaattggaaggggaggtgaaccatgagagactatggactctgaaaaacaatctgagggttttgaaggggcagggagtgggaggctaggggaaccaggtggtgggtattagagagggcatggattacatggagtactgggtatggtccaaaaacaatgaatactgttatgctgaaaagaaatttaaaaaataagaagaggcCATATTTGGGGCCACACAACATATCTGAACCACCAAAGGAATCGAAACCACAGGAAGTATGTTCTCAGACCACAGATGACTCAAACTAGAGATAGAGAACAGAAGGATACCTGGATAACGGCCAAAAAATGCATATTCAACAGCACACTTCTAAAGAAGACAAGGGTGGGAGAGtaggtggatggagggatgggggaaagaGGTGAAGGGGAAGAAGAGTCCACTTCTTGTGgcgagcactgagaaatgtacagaattgctgagtcatattgtacacctgaaactcacatTACAGTTTGCCAATTGtgcttgaacttaaaaaaaaaaaaaagcatggatcAAGAAGGCACTTcaatagaaatttaaaactacatCAATCTAGGTGAGCATCAAAATTGACATATTAGAGGGAAATCTGTAGTACTGAATGGACGTAAAAATGTCAAGTGACTATAAAATTTTCTGCTTATTTATGAATGAAAGTATAGAAGGTACATTAGTATACTTACAGCGAGGATGGTTCTCCAGAGGTAAATGAGAAAGGCACAGGTTCCCAAGGAGGCAGTTAAAATGAGAAGCTTCCACAGAACTTCAATCACATCAGGGCCAACACAGAAATGGTCAGGCAAGGAAAGGACAAGCTGAAATATCATTTGAGACAATGAGGAATCTCAAAGACATTTACTGTGTATCTGTCACATAGAATCAACTTTACAAACCCTCAACCGGCCTCCAGGAGGCAAGCATACCTCTCAACTACCACCtcctggaggagaaggagcaCAGAGGGATGACCAAGGAGCTGGGGCAAACTTTGGGGAGTGATACGTGTGTTTATCATCTTACCATGGTGATGGTCTCCTTGTTGCTTACCTCTGTCCAATATCAACAAACAGTATTGTTTGAAAAGATGTgatcacatatatattataacacACTGAAGCTGTAGGCAAAACCTAATAGATCTTAAGAGATTTTACTTTACCTACAAGCAgattgcaaattttttttctatagctaACAGAACTTGAGAATTTATAAGCCAACATAAAATACACAAGTCAATGTAAACTTAGAGTAGGTAAGAAGTCAGTGACTTCTTTTGTACATCCATGAAGGAGCTGGATAAACTTCTTTGGAACATTTCCAAAACTAAACCCCAAATTTtggaagaatgagagaaagcatgaatataATGTACTAGAGATACAAATGAACATGTTATATGGACAGATGTTTATAGATTAGGACATAAGTGAGAGAGACGGGAGGCTGCTCATTAATATGATATGTAATTACtttcccataaaaataaattagagttaTGGCTTAGTTTctgaaaacattaatattttctttcaacgCTCACTTTGCTTCTGAATCACAGTCCAAGATGTCAGATTTCTGAAGTACATAAGGATTTGCATAACAGGTGATCATGTACGCCCTAAGGATATCCATGAAGTTTTGTATCTCTAAAAAGCTGTTCCTATTTCTTAGTATTGTAATTAAATCAGGCAATGACAtctataaaatttaactttttaatgagagaaaatattaaagaatgtatttatttatttgaaagagagagggggaagggcagagggagactgagcAGCAGATTGccagcagagcaggaagcccaaccagggctcaatcccaggaccctaggatcatggcccaagcctaaggcaaacacttaactgcttgaaccacccaggtgcccaggaattcTAAAAGAATACAGAATTCCTGGATATGAACACCAAAGTAAGGAATACATCATTTAACAAAAACTACATTTAGAAGTATTTCAGGAAAAGACACAATGCAATCCATACTAATTCACATCAGGGTTGAATTTTGTGCAAACACACCTCTCTAGAAAGGAGCTCCTGAAATCTATAACATTTTCCTCTTCATCCCTCACAGCTGAGGTCAGGAAAATGTGTGCTAGCGGGAAAAGTACACTGTCTTCGAATAGCCACTGTCTGAAAGAGAGCGGTAGCTGTCAGCACAATGGTTGATCACGGGTATCAAATGTACAAAAGATAGAGGCCACCTTGTCATAAATATCAAACACGCCCAGTCGTGGGCACTCAGGACATCTGGCAGCTGTCTGGATGCTGATACGAGTAGCTGACTCTTAACTAGATAACAGCCAGTGGGGCCAAAAACACTTGGTTCTCCGATAGTGGCAATGAGCAGGTGGAGGTGGGAAACGCATGACCAGTTTGTTTAGGCAAGAGTTCAGAGATGGGGTAGAATGAGAAAGGTG encodes:
- the LOC116581445 gene encoding transport and Golgi organization protein 1 homolog; this encodes MDTPHSLKENSSGSHTCGYGYGQMYGDSCGIQMVCHQDRYLVDVLSALSCWERAGTSYSGCLVLSLPDHFCVGPDVIEVLWKLLILTASLGTCAFLIYLWRTILAVKPRQYEVTLDQIKRNIVELKKENKYLDTNIASWEEKIREAKKEAQRKREHKVSLAEINECNVRILSLPKLCSNNGN